DNA from Eucalyptus grandis isolate ANBG69807.140 chromosome 5, ASM1654582v1, whole genome shotgun sequence:
TGCCCCTCAAAGACGTCGTCAAGACTAGCGTCCTCTCCAAGCGCTGGCGGTGCACTTGGACGTCCACCACCCACCTCGCATTCAATGGAGTCCGGCCTCGCAATCACGACGCCTCCTCCTTCGACTTCCCGTCCGTCGTCGACAGCGTCCTGAGGCAGTGCACCTCGCCCACGGTGAAGAAATTCCACGTCACCGACTTACAGTACCATGAGGCCGACCGCCCCAAGGTTGACCGCTGGCTCCACTTTGCGGCGGGGCGCCGGGTCGAGGATCTCTACCTGTCTCTCATCACCAAGATGTGGTCTATGTATATACTGCCACCGTCCTTGTATTGCTGGAGCTGGTTGGTGCGCCTCGAAGTCAGTTTGTGCAGTTTCTCGTTGGACCTGACTATCAGCTGGCCTTGTCTTAAGGTCTTGTCGATGGAATATGCGGAGTTGAGTGATGATTTCCTGGGGCGAATCTTGAAGGGAAGTCCTGTTTTAGAGTCCCTTGAGTTGCGGCAGTGTTGGCGCATGACAAACATTATAATAGATTCAACAAGTGTGAAAGACTTGCTACTCATTGGTGCCAATAACTGTCACCTGGAGAAAATTTGGGCCCCGCATTTACTATCATTGCATGTATCAGGGATGTGGCATCACCGTATATTCAGACTTGATgatatatcttctttggttaaAGCCGACTTAGTTTTTTCCATTCGAACTTTTTCATTGAGAGACAAGGGGATGTGCTATGACTTGGTGAAAGAATTTTTGAGAAGGTGCAGGAGTTCCTATTATCACCATCGGTGGTTGGTGTTTGAAGGTACAAACTCAATAATTTTACCACATGCTCATGCTCATGTTGAATGGTGTCTGTAGTGTTTGGCAATGTTTGTTGCCCGGGCCAAGTGATCTCGGCTTTTTGTGGCATTCTAGTCTTTCATCATGGGAATCATAGACAAATATAGGATGATGTCTAACTTTGTGTTCCAACATAAGAAATATTGTGAACCTGAGAGCTCATTCCCTCCATTTAATTTCCAATAAATGGATCTAGGATGACTCAAATTTTGGGACAGTGAATGTCCACTAGATAGGATATCAGTGCAACAATCTTAGATGCTTGATTTTCACAGGAAAAACACATTAagagattatataaataatggACCTAGTCACCCTAGGGTCACAGAAC
Protein-coding regions in this window:
- the LOC104447104 gene encoding F-box/LRR-repeat protein 25-like, whose protein sequence is MATHSVHRKSSGDRPNRAQGNRHPPPLSPGDLISALPDAVIHHIFSFLPLKDVVKTSVLSKRWRCTWTSTTHLAFNGVRPRNHDASSFDFPSVVDSVLRQCTSPTVKKFHVTDLQYHEADRPKVDRWLHFAAGRRVEDLYLSLITKMWSMYILPPSLYCWSWLVRLEVSLCSFSLDLTISWPCLKVLSMEYAELSDDFLGRILKGSPVLESLELRQCWRMTNIIIDSTSVKDLLLIGANNCHLEKIWAPHLLSLHVSGMWHHRIFRLDDISSLVKADLVFSIRTFSLRDKGMCYDLCLAMFVARAK